A stretch of the Actinomycetota bacterium genome encodes the following:
- a CDS encoding cysteine synthase family protein yields the protein MSLVLREAAAVDSVLDVVGHTPLVRLRRLPDPAGADVFVKLEGFNPSGSVKDRSALGMIDAAEAAGSLAPGMTVIESSSGNLGVAIAQIGAVRGYRVIIVADRKASPAQVALMTAYGAEVDLVQGDPPEGLQQARWHRVRELAAIHAPAFIPDQYDNPDNPAAHARTTGAELLAALGDRFSTVVASVSTGGHLSGIAECVRPMGVRIVAVDIAGSALFGSESHPYLTNGMGLSWTPGNLADDLIDTVVVADDITAFETARALALHEGILAGPSTGAAVAAAIGVASTAAPEDSVVAIAPDRGDRYVDSLLQPDWCERHGIRAWPSVRQARENPRLASLGRSVRRTLVGRDTG from the coding sequence ATGAGCTTGGTCCTGCGCGAAGCAGCCGCGGTCGACTCCGTCTTGGACGTGGTCGGGCACACGCCCCTCGTGCGCCTGAGGCGCCTGCCCGATCCTGCGGGCGCCGACGTGTTCGTGAAGCTGGAAGGCTTCAACCCCAGCGGCAGCGTCAAGGACCGCTCCGCTCTCGGGATGATCGATGCCGCTGAGGCGGCCGGGTCGCTGGCCCCCGGCATGACCGTGATCGAGTCGTCATCGGGCAACCTCGGCGTCGCGATCGCGCAGATCGGTGCGGTTCGTGGCTACCGAGTGATCATCGTTGCGGACCGCAAGGCCTCACCCGCGCAGGTTGCGCTCATGACCGCCTACGGGGCGGAGGTCGATCTGGTCCAGGGTGATCCCCCCGAGGGTCTGCAGCAGGCGCGTTGGCACCGGGTACGCGAGCTCGCGGCGATCCACGCGCCCGCCTTCATCCCCGATCAGTACGACAACCCCGACAATCCTGCGGCCCACGCTCGGACCACGGGCGCCGAGCTGCTCGCCGCGCTCGGTGATCGGTTCTCGACGGTGGTCGCGTCGGTGAGCACCGGGGGACACCTCAGCGGGATCGCGGAATGCGTGCGCCCGATGGGAGTGCGGATCGTCGCGGTGGATATCGCGGGGTCCGCACTGTTCGGGTCCGAGAGCCATCCGTATCTCACGAACGGCATGGGCCTTTCGTGGACGCCCGGGAACCTCGCCGACGACCTCATCGACACGGTGGTCGTCGCCGACGACATCACCGCCTTCGAGACCGCGCGAGCGCTCGCACTTCACGAAGGGATCCTCGCCGGGCCGTCGACGGGGGCGGCCGTGGCTGCCGCGATCGGAGTGGCTTCCACCGCTGCTCCGGAGGACTCCGTCGTGGCGATCGCACCCGACAGGGGTGATCGCTACGTGGATTCGCTCTTGCAGCCCGACTGGTGCGAGCGGCACGGTATACGGGCGTGGCCGAGCGTTCGGCAAGCTCGGGAGAACCCGAGGCTGGCGTCCCTCGGCCGCAGCGTGCGGCGGACGCTCGTCGGCCGGGATACGGGATGA
- a CDS encoding pyridoxal-phosphate dependent enzyme has protein sequence MLNPRSRPSDIPAPGRQAFEWHRSLPGYRPTPLRSLPSLAESLGLERLLVKDESSRFDLPSFKALGASWTTRQLLREHRGTRIDALVAASDGNHGHAVAAVARERGLDAVIYLPPTAVPARVDAIRKTGARVITVPGTYDDAVSAAAAHAARFGSALLVTDTSVSAADPSARATIDGYATIFWEIDDQLARAGLEQPDLVMLQVGVGGLAAAGVRHFRAEPTPQVMVGVEPLHAAPAFESLRSGGPVRVDLPTSAGRMVGLQAGMVSAAAWPSLRDGLDAAVAISDVWCSQAIEGLADVGIATLPTGAAGLAGLLALAAMDRRPKGLVWRGSALVIVTEGDDGSGLAWGPPSRRRFQWDTTWTQQRTLRRT, from the coding sequence GTGCTCAACCCAAGGTCGAGGCCGAGCGATATCCCGGCACCCGGTCGGCAAGCGTTCGAGTGGCACCGGTCCCTTCCGGGATACCGTCCGACGCCGCTACGATCCCTCCCCTCCCTCGCGGAGTCGCTCGGTCTGGAGCGACTCCTGGTGAAGGACGAGTCGAGCCGTTTCGACCTGCCCTCCTTCAAGGCCCTCGGAGCCTCGTGGACGACCCGACAGCTCCTGCGCGAGCATCGGGGGACCCGGATCGATGCGCTCGTCGCGGCATCCGACGGCAATCACGGCCATGCTGTCGCCGCCGTTGCGCGCGAGCGAGGCCTCGATGCGGTGATCTACCTTCCTCCCACGGCGGTCCCGGCGCGGGTCGACGCGATCAGGAAGACCGGGGCACGCGTGATCACCGTCCCCGGCACCTATGACGATGCCGTGAGCGCGGCGGCCGCGCACGCAGCACGGTTCGGCTCGGCCCTCCTCGTCACCGACACGTCCGTGAGTGCCGCCGACCCGAGCGCGAGGGCAACGATCGACGGCTACGCCACGATCTTCTGGGAGATCGACGATCAGCTCGCGCGTGCCGGTCTGGAGCAGCCCGATCTGGTGATGCTGCAGGTTGGGGTGGGTGGCCTTGCCGCCGCGGGAGTTCGGCACTTCCGTGCGGAACCGACTCCGCAGGTGATGGTCGGTGTCGAGCCGCTCCATGCGGCCCCCGCGTTCGAGTCGCTCCGCAGCGGAGGGCCGGTCCGAGTCGACCTTCCCACGAGTGCGGGACGCATGGTCGGGCTCCAGGCCGGCATGGTTTCCGCGGCCGCCTGGCCGTCCCTTCGTGACGGACTCGACGCTGCCGTCGCGATCTCAGATGTGTGGTGTTCGCAGGCGATCGAGGGGCTCGCCGATGTCGGGATCGCCACCCTGCCGACGGGTGCGGCCGGTCTCGCCGGGCTGCTGGCGTTGGCAGCCATGGACCGCAGGCCGAAGGGTCTCGTGTGGCGAGGCTCGGCGCTCGTCATCGTGACCGAAGGGGATGATGGGAGCGGGTTGGCTTGGGGTCCGCCGTCGAGGCGGCGGTTTCAATGGGACACGACATGGACTCAACAGAGGACGTTGCGGCGCACCTGA
- a CDS encoding PQQ-dependent sugar dehydrogenase, which yields MLATSRPRSGARGIARVLAVAIGACLALGVLPELASAKIVAVPVREGLEVPVGFTFAPDGRIFYTEKEADAGNGQVRIIDRAANTNTLFYEFTDVSSAGERGVLGVALHPDYPATPEVFVYVTRRPAPADPLENEIVRLIDDDGSGTSPEIIWSAPVAEPRTNHNGGRILFGPDEMLYAVVGDGGLEPGNAQDLDDDRGKVLRMDTDGNAPVDNPFAGSVVWAYGIRNSFGMAFDPHTGFLWETENGPACNDELNRIREGQNYGWGASQTCSGQDPFNTNQDGPNVVLPQRWWTPTIAPVGAVFCRGCRLGPKSRGRMFWGSRQQGLIRRTTLNEPRTRIKRIEKLLSGNNVVALEAGPSGRLFFSTFDGIYRLDRR from the coding sequence ATGCTAGCGACGAGTCGCCCACGTTCCGGTGCCCGCGGGATCGCGAGGGTCCTCGCGGTCGCGATCGGCGCCTGTCTCGCCCTCGGGGTCCTCCCGGAGCTCGCGAGCGCGAAGATCGTGGCGGTTCCCGTCCGGGAGGGACTCGAGGTCCCCGTCGGATTCACCTTCGCTCCCGACGGCCGCATCTTCTACACCGAGAAGGAGGCCGACGCCGGCAACGGCCAGGTGCGGATCATCGACCGGGCCGCAAACACCAACACGCTGTTCTACGAGTTCACCGACGTGAGCTCTGCCGGCGAACGCGGCGTGCTCGGCGTCGCGCTGCACCCTGACTACCCCGCGACGCCGGAGGTCTTCGTCTACGTCACGCGCCGCCCCGCCCCGGCCGATCCGCTCGAGAACGAGATCGTGAGGTTGATCGACGACGACGGCAGCGGCACCTCACCCGAGATCATCTGGAGCGCCCCGGTCGCCGAGCCGCGCACGAACCACAATGGTGGGCGGATCCTGTTCGGTCCCGACGAGATGCTGTACGCGGTGGTCGGCGACGGCGGACTCGAGCCGGGGAACGCGCAGGACCTCGACGACGATCGCGGGAAGGTGCTCCGGATGGACACGGACGGGAACGCCCCGGTCGACAACCCGTTCGCGGGCAGCGTCGTGTGGGCCTACGGGATCCGCAACTCGTTCGGGATGGCCTTCGATCCGCACACGGGGTTCCTCTGGGAGACCGAGAACGGACCGGCCTGCAACGACGAGCTGAACAGGATCCGCGAGGGGCAGAACTACGGCTGGGGTGCCAGTCAGACCTGCAGCGGGCAGGACCCGTTCAACACGAACCAGGACGGCCCGAACGTCGTGCTGCCGCAGCGCTGGTGGACCCCGACGATCGCCCCCGTCGGGGCAGTGTTCTGCCGGGGATGCCGTCTCGGGCCGAAGAGCCGCGGCCGGATGTTCTGGGGAAGCCGTCAGCAGGGACTGATCCGGCGCACGACGCTGAACGAGCCGCGCACGCGGATCAAGAGGATCGAGAAGCTCCTGTCCGGGAACAACGTCGTCGCGCTGGAGGCGGGACCCTCGGGGCGGCTGTTCTTCTCGACCTTCGACGGGATCTACCGGCTCGACCGCCGATGA
- a CDS encoding FAD-binding oxidoreductase, whose protein sequence is MSSEAVVVGAGICGASAAYHLAAQGVQTLLVERSGIGSGATGVAPGLLCGGSDPPSQAPGLDVLKSWAQAHYEETLIPIRDELPNSALRWTGALRIRRVADPPDPPTEPAPGSIEIVSARDISQIDPSLHAPLGGSWFPEDGNADAPAIARAFVSAGVATGKLALDHADGIEVVAPGGAVTGLRTTSGTIDCSTLVVATGSDERGLLARLGPELAPVRGQLLVDRGTPHPRVVCRYGRTYAVARGGCTLIGATEERLGFDTTPDHRKLRVLAGEWGELMGRGLVDPEVRTGFRSATSDGAPLIGRHPGVRGLYIASGLYRDGVLLGPAAGAAITRVVTAGVALAPWDRFDPARLIEGAA, encoded by the coding sequence ATGAGTTCCGAGGCGGTCGTGGTCGGGGCCGGCATCTGTGGCGCCTCCGCGGCCTACCATCTCGCGGCCCAGGGGGTTCAGACGCTCCTCGTCGAGCGATCGGGTATCGGGTCGGGCGCGACCGGGGTGGCCCCGGGACTGCTGTGCGGGGGAAGCGATCCTCCGTCGCAGGCCCCCGGACTCGACGTCCTCAAGTCCTGGGCCCAGGCGCACTACGAGGAGACCCTGATCCCGATCCGCGACGAGCTCCCGAACAGCGCCCTCAGGTGGACGGGGGCCCTGCGCATACGCCGGGTCGCCGATCCCCCCGATCCTCCGACCGAACCGGCCCCCGGATCGATCGAGATCGTGAGCGCTCGCGACATCTCGCAGATCGATCCTTCGTTGCACGCACCGCTGGGGGGGAGCTGGTTCCCCGAGGACGGGAACGCCGATGCCCCGGCGATCGCGAGGGCCTTCGTGTCGGCAGGCGTCGCGACCGGGAAGCTCGCGCTGGATCATGCCGACGGCATCGAGGTCGTCGCCCCGGGGGGCGCGGTCACGGGGTTGCGTACGACGTCGGGCACGATCGACTGCTCGACGCTCGTGGTGGCGACCGGAAGCGACGAGCGAGGGCTCCTCGCACGGCTCGGCCCGGAGCTCGCACCGGTGCGGGGGCAACTGCTGGTCGACCGTGGGACGCCACACCCCCGGGTCGTGTGCCGCTACGGCCGCACCTACGCGGTGGCGCGAGGAGGCTGCACACTGATCGGTGCAACCGAGGAGCGTCTGGGTTTCGACACCACGCCGGATCACCGGAAGCTTCGGGTGCTCGCCGGTGAGTGGGGGGAGCTGATGGGACGGGGGCTCGTCGATCCCGAGGTGAGAACGGGCTTCCGGTCGGCGACCTCGGATGGGGCCCCGTTGATCGGTCGGCACCCCGGCGTCCGAGGCCTCTACATCGCCTCGGGGCTGTATCGGGATGGCGTCCTCCTCGGGCCCGCCGCGGGCGCGGCCATCACCCGCGTGGTGACTGCGGGAGTGGCGCTTGCTCCATGGGATCGGTTCGATCCCGCTCGCCTGATCGAAGGTGCCGCATGA
- a CDS encoding sulfatase — MRGWPNSRFLHAGPLALLAVALLGLAPAASSAASSAGASSGAAQPAVSEPSPQPQAPPAPSDPNVVFIVSDDQRWDTLDAMPNVLSQIATPGVTFENAFVSNPLCCPSRVSILTGQTSATSGVWRNAPPGGGFESFDDSTTIATELQGAGYRTGLFGKYLQGYAPDGTYVPPGWSAWAARDRAAYFDYTLNVDGVPTAFGSASQDYSTDVLAGMADGFIRSTPSYQPLFLFFSPSAPHLPATPAPRHDGAFDGIAKYRPSSFDRIGTGSPPWAEALPPLAWRDRAKLDELRRDMLETLLALDEAVGTIVTALHDTGRLSETLLVFTSDNGYLWGEHRREGKSVAYEESIRVPLVVRYDPAATAGALDDRFAMNIDLAPTAAAAAGVALPAPDGKSLLPLLQNSEGPGVRSRVVVEQIPHSSFDVPPYCAIRTRRHSYIRYRNGATELFDLRRDPYQLRNLTADQAHRPLVRSLVRGTRSACEHSLRG, encoded by the coding sequence ATGCGTGGGTGGCCGAACTCGAGGTTCCTCCATGCTGGTCCGCTCGCGCTGCTCGCCGTCGCCCTCCTCGGACTGGCGCCCGCAGCCTCGTCTGCCGCGTCGTCGGCGGGCGCATCCTCCGGCGCCGCGCAACCGGCCGTCTCCGAGCCGTCGCCGCAGCCCCAGGCGCCCCCGGCGCCGTCGGATCCGAACGTCGTGTTCATCGTCTCGGACGATCAACGGTGGGACACCCTCGACGCGATGCCCAACGTCCTGTCGCAGATCGCCACGCCGGGCGTCACCTTCGAGAACGCCTTCGTGTCGAACCCGCTGTGCTGTCCGAGCCGAGTGAGCATCCTCACGGGGCAGACCTCGGCAACGTCCGGCGTCTGGCGGAACGCCCCGCCGGGCGGCGGGTTCGAGTCGTTCGACGACTCGACCACGATCGCGACCGAGCTGCAGGGCGCGGGGTACCGCACGGGGCTGTTCGGGAAATACCTGCAGGGCTACGCTCCCGACGGCACCTACGTTCCACCCGGCTGGAGCGCCTGGGCCGCCCGCGATCGCGCCGCGTACTTCGACTACACGCTGAACGTCGACGGCGTGCCGACCGCGTTCGGCAGCGCCTCCCAGGACTACTCGACCGACGTGCTTGCGGGGATGGCGGACGGGTTCATCCGCTCGACGCCTTCCTACCAGCCGCTGTTCCTGTTCTTCTCCCCGTCGGCGCCGCATCTTCCGGCGACGCCCGCCCCTCGCCATGACGGAGCGTTCGACGGGATCGCGAAATATCGTCCGTCGAGCTTCGATCGGATCGGGACAGGCTCTCCTCCCTGGGCCGAGGCTCTGCCGCCACTCGCGTGGCGCGACCGTGCGAAGCTCGACGAGCTCCGGCGCGACATGCTCGAGACGCTCCTCGCGCTCGACGAGGCCGTCGGCACGATCGTGACGGCACTTCACGACACGGGACGACTGTCCGAGACGCTCCTGGTGTTCACCTCCGACAACGGCTATCTCTGGGGTGAGCACCGGCGCGAGGGCAAGTCGGTCGCCTACGAGGAGAGCATCCGCGTCCCACTCGTTGTGCGCTACGACCCGGCCGCCACCGCGGGAGCGCTCGACGACCGGTTCGCGATGAACATCGACCTGGCGCCGACCGCCGCCGCGGCCGCGGGTGTGGCGCTCCCTGCCCCGGACGGGAAGAGCCTGCTCCCGCTACTGCAGAACTCCGAGGGCCCGGGCGTCAGGAGCCGGGTCGTCGTCGAGCAGATCCCGCATAGCAGCTTCGACGTTCCTCCCTATTGCGCGATCCGGACACGCCGACACTCCTATATCCGTTACCGCAACGGCGCGACCGAGCTCTTCGACCTGCGTCGTGACCCCTACCAGCTGCGGAACCTGACCGCCGATCAGGCGCACCGGCCCCTCGTGCGATCGTTGGTGCGTGGCACCCGGAGTGCCTGCGAGCACAGCCTGCGCGGGTAG
- a CDS encoding xanthine dehydrogenase family protein molybdopterin-binding subunit — protein sequence MIPSSFGIPVLRSEDPRFLRGEGRYLANLPLEGALHAVFVRSMMGHAGLNGVDAAAAARMPGVEAVWSAADVEGLPQIPPSGNVPELFAMPLLASERVRYVGEAVAVVLARTLEQAVDAAELVAVDYDPLPAVVGFDAALADDGELLFPAHGSNVCDVLDEERPESRGDDVLADAEVVVRGTFVNQRLAPVPMEPNAFAARPEEGGGLTVWASTQIPFDVRDDIAEALGLRREQVRAIAPDVGGGFGAKLVVYPEFVVLAKAALDLGVPVRWAQSRSESMTALTHGRAQRQRVAIGATRDGTITGLQVHLTQDLGAYPIGAYLAVTTAEMAGGVYRIPSIDVRGESIVTNASPVQAYRGAGRPEATALIERAIDLLAAELDMDPVALRRRNLIEPDAFPYDTGLGPVYDSGEYARALDTVLGLAGYEDLRAEQARRRSAGGPIRLGIGISTYVETTAFAGKEWGSVEVHDDGTVTALTGSSSHGQGHETAFAQLVSGALGVGFDSVTVVHSDTAKVKMGNGTYASRSLQLGGSALWEQSLAVIDEATRLAAEDLEVAIDDVALADGVFGVVGAPDRHRSWSQVAQLARAAGGALSSEGRFAQRESTYPFGAHIAVVEVDTGTGDARLVRHVSVDDCGRILNPMLVQGQVHGGLAQGIAQALYEEVVYDEQGNPLTSTLSTYAMPSAAELPAFENASTQTPTPHNPLGVKGIGEAATIGSTPAVQNAVIDALSDLGVRHLDLPLSPERIWRALRAAAGTDGTGQ from the coding sequence GTGATCCCTTCTTCCTTCGGCATTCCCGTGCTCCGGTCTGAAGACCCCCGGTTCCTGCGAGGCGAGGGCCGCTACCTGGCGAACCTCCCGCTGGAGGGGGCGCTGCACGCCGTGTTCGTCCGTTCCATGATGGGCCATGCGGGGCTGAACGGTGTGGACGCCGCCGCCGCGGCCCGGATGCCCGGCGTTGAGGCCGTCTGGTCCGCGGCCGACGTTGAGGGACTCCCGCAGATCCCGCCGTCGGGCAACGTCCCCGAGCTGTTCGCGATGCCGTTGCTCGCCTCCGAGCGGGTGCGCTACGTCGGCGAGGCGGTGGCCGTGGTGCTGGCCCGGACGCTCGAGCAAGCGGTGGACGCCGCCGAGCTCGTGGCCGTCGACTACGATCCGCTCCCCGCTGTCGTGGGGTTCGACGCGGCGCTCGCCGACGACGGAGAGCTGTTGTTCCCCGCGCACGGCAGCAATGTGTGCGATGTGCTCGACGAGGAGCGTCCCGAGTCGCGGGGTGACGACGTGCTCGCCGACGCCGAGGTCGTCGTCCGCGGAACGTTCGTGAACCAGCGTCTCGCCCCGGTCCCGATGGAGCCGAACGCGTTCGCCGCCCGGCCGGAGGAAGGGGGAGGCCTCACGGTCTGGGCGTCCACGCAGATCCCGTTCGACGTGCGCGACGACATCGCGGAGGCGCTAGGGCTCCGGCGGGAGCAGGTACGTGCGATCGCGCCGGACGTCGGTGGCGGGTTCGGTGCGAAGCTCGTCGTCTATCCGGAGTTCGTCGTCCTCGCGAAGGCCGCGCTCGATCTCGGGGTCCCGGTTCGGTGGGCGCAGTCGCGTTCCGAGAGCATGACCGCCCTCACCCACGGCCGGGCGCAACGACAGCGCGTCGCGATCGGCGCCACGCGGGACGGAACGATCACTGGTCTGCAGGTGCACCTGACCCAGGATCTCGGCGCCTACCCGATCGGCGCCTACCTCGCGGTCACGACCGCGGAGATGGCCGGCGGCGTCTACCGCATCCCGAGCATCGACGTCCGCGGCGAGAGCATCGTGACGAACGCGTCGCCCGTCCAGGCCTACCGGGGAGCCGGCCGGCCCGAGGCGACCGCGCTGATCGAGCGCGCGATCGACCTCCTCGCGGCCGAGCTCGACATGGATCCGGTGGCGTTGCGGCGCCGCAACCTGATCGAGCCGGATGCGTTCCCCTACGACACGGGACTCGGTCCCGTCTACGACAGCGGCGAGTACGCGCGGGCCCTCGACACCGTCCTCGGACTCGCCGGCTACGAGGACCTTCGTGCCGAGCAGGCGAGGCGTCGGTCGGCGGGCGGTCCGATCCGGCTCGGGATCGGGATCAGCACGTACGTGGAGACCACCGCCTTCGCCGGCAAAGAGTGGGGGAGCGTCGAGGTCCACGACGACGGGACGGTCACGGCTTTGACGGGCTCGTCCTCCCATGGTCAGGGGCACGAGACCGCGTTCGCACAGCTCGTGTCCGGGGCGCTCGGGGTCGGGTTCGACTCGGTGACCGTCGTGCACTCGGATACCGCCAAGGTGAAGATGGGGAACGGCACGTACGCCTCGCGTTCCCTGCAGCTCGGCGGATCCGCGTTGTGGGAGCAGAGCCTGGCGGTGATCGACGAGGCGACCCGCCTCGCGGCGGAGGATCTCGAGGTTGCGATCGACGACGTGGCGCTCGCCGACGGGGTGTTCGGTGTCGTCGGCGCTCCCGATCGACACCGCAGCTGGTCGCAGGTCGCGCAGCTCGCCCGCGCGGCGGGCGGAGCGCTGTCCTCGGAGGGGCGGTTCGCGCAACGCGAGTCGACCTACCCGTTCGGAGCGCATATCGCCGTGGTCGAGGTCGACACCGGAACGGGTGACGCCCGGCTCGTGCGCCACGTGTCGGTCGACGACTGCGGGCGGATCCTCAACCCGATGCTCGTGCAGGGCCAGGTCCACGGCGGACTCGCCCAGGGGATCGCGCAGGCGCTGTACGAGGAGGTCGTCTACGACGAGCAGGGGAACCCCCTGACCTCGACGCTGTCGACGTACGCGATGCCGAGCGCCGCGGAGCTCCCCGCGTTCGAGAACGCGAGCACCCAGACCCCCACCCCGCACAACCCCCTGGGTGTGAAGGGCATCGGCGAGGCGGCTACGATCGGATCCACCCCGGCGGTGCAGAACGCGGTGATCGACGCGTTGTCCGACCTGGGGGTGCGTCACCTCGATCTGCCGCTGAGTCCGGAGCGGATCTGGCGGGCGCTCCGCGCCGCAGCAGGCACCGACGGAACGGGTCAATAG
- a CDS encoding sigma-70 family RNA polymerase sigma factor: protein MARQAQPGTVGQDARVSWESLFEAEYSGLVRFCSLLTGSRAVAEDLAQDCFVRIAPHLEKLEEAKAKYYLRRTAVNTWRSRVRRFSLERRKARAHALPVSDPHEAIDNSDLITRALVTLPSRQRACLILKYYDDMTDSEAAFALGVSVGTIKSQCSRGLGRLRKEIENGARRTA from the coding sequence ATGGCGCGACAGGCACAGCCAGGCACGGTTGGGCAAGACGCCCGGGTTTCCTGGGAGTCCCTCTTCGAGGCTGAGTACTCGGGGCTTGTCAGGTTCTGCTCACTCCTGACGGGCAGTCGGGCCGTGGCAGAGGACTTGGCGCAGGACTGCTTCGTCCGAATCGCCCCTCACCTAGAGAAGTTGGAGGAAGCGAAGGCCAAGTACTACCTGCGACGGACCGCGGTGAACACGTGGAGAAGCCGAGTACGCCGTTTCAGTCTTGAGCGACGCAAGGCAAGAGCCCACGCCTTGCCGGTCTCCGATCCACACGAAGCGATCGACAACTCCGATCTGATAACCCGAGCTCTTGTCACCCTTCCCTCGCGCCAGAGAGCCTGCCTGATCCTGAAGTACTACGACGACATGACTGACTCCGAAGCAGCCTTTGCTTTGGGCGTTTCTGTTGGAACGATCAAGAGCCAGTGTTCACGCGGCTTAGGTCGTCTGCGCAAGGAGATCGAAAATGGTGCACGAAGAACTGCGTGA
- a CDS encoding PQQ-dependent sugar dehydrogenase, with protein sequence MTPTRRMFAAGIALVVVLSFTGSLLAAHPAAARVRSVRAVGSLRFPTDFAFAPNNRVFAIEKNSGRILVINRAGGGRHTFFKVRGVNSSGERGMLSIALHPDYPATPLVYVYVTRRGGGGVQNQIIRLRNVDGKGRDLTKIWARRSPSSIHNGGPIAFGPDGMLYAVVGDGGSPARSQQLGDERGKVLRMTPTGAIPGDNPLGNRRVFAFGIRNSFGLAFDPYGGDLWETENGPECNDELNRIAPGRNYGWGPNESCSGNAPRNTNRDGPNPVLPERWYNPTIAPTGIAFCDGCDLGVAARRAAFFGAINTGQLRRVSLTADRRNVKGQRVVFRHDGGILSVEPHPNGALYFSDTKAIFKLVRR encoded by the coding sequence ATGACCCCTACGCGTCGCATGTTCGCCGCGGGGATCGCGCTCGTCGTCGTGCTGTCCTTCACCGGGTCGCTGCTCGCGGCGCACCCGGCGGCCGCCCGCGTCCGCTCCGTGCGGGCGGTCGGGAGCCTGCGGTTCCCCACCGACTTCGCGTTCGCTCCGAACAACCGCGTCTTCGCGATCGAGAAGAACTCCGGACGCATCCTGGTGATCAACCGGGCCGGCGGAGGGCGCCACACGTTCTTCAAGGTGCGCGGGGTCAACAGCTCCGGGGAGCGTGGGATGCTGTCGATCGCGCTGCACCCCGACTACCCGGCGACGCCGCTGGTCTACGTGTACGTGACGCGCCGCGGGGGCGGCGGTGTCCAGAACCAGATCATCCGGCTGCGCAACGTGGACGGGAAGGGCCGGGATCTCACCAAGATCTGGGCACGGCGCAGCCCCAGCTCGATCCACAACGGCGGGCCGATCGCCTTCGGTCCCGACGGGATGCTCTACGCGGTCGTCGGCGACGGGGGTAGTCCGGCCCGTTCCCAGCAGCTCGGCGACGAGCGCGGCAAGGTGCTCCGCATGACACCGACCGGCGCGATCCCCGGCGACAACCCCCTCGGGAACCGTCGCGTGTTCGCCTTCGGGATCCGCAACTCGTTCGGGCTCGCGTTCGACCCCTACGGCGGCGACCTATGGGAAACGGAGAACGGCCCGGAGTGCAACGACGAGCTCAACCGGATCGCGCCCGGTCGCAACTACGGATGGGGGCCGAACGAGAGCTGTTCGGGCAACGCGCCCCGGAACACCAACCGCGACGGGCCGAACCCCGTGCTCCCCGAACGCTGGTACAACCCGACGATCGCTCCGACCGGCATCGCGTTCTGTGACGGGTGCGACCTCGGGGTGGCCGCGCGTCGGGCCGCCTTCTTCGGTGCGATCAACACCGGCCAGCTCCGGCGCGTCTCGCTGACCGCCGACCGGCGGAACGTGAAGGGACAACGGGTCGTGTTCCGCCACGACGGCGGGATCCTCTCGGTGGAACCCCACCCGAACGGCGCCCTCTACTTCAGCGACACGAAGGCGATCTTCAAGCTCGTCCGTCGTTGA